A stretch of DNA from Staphylococcus equorum:
AGACATACATAAGTATAATCAACTTGTTCTATTAAGCTTAAAATTTTGAACATGATATTTAAATGTTTTGAAAATATTTTTGAGCTGACTATGAAAGGGTGAAAGAAAATGTGGACAGTTGCAAAAATTCGGGCTGATTATGAAGGCTGGTGGTTATTTAGTGACTGGACTGATCATATCGTAGAACAACATAATTTTGAGACATATAACGAGATGTTAAGCCAATACCAATCAATCATTTTAAAATGTAAAAAAGATTATGATAATTATTTAGTTGGTAAATATAATATTCATGCTTTTTATAATAATTGCGATTTAGGATTTTGTGAAGATTGCGATGAAGATTTACAAATATTCTATAGTTTTATTGTTTTATATAATAATGAAGTATATTATAAATTACCTATTGTTGAATAAACAGTTTATTCAGATTTGTATTGCAATTTTATTTAAATTGCTTTATACTGTTAGTCAAGCAATAGTTTTATTCCATATTGCAAAGAATATTGTACTAACAGACTTAAACTGTGAAATTGTATTTTTTGTAATATGCGAATAACGCATATTGAATGAATATTAGTCTTGGAGGTTTCACAGTTATGAAACAAGGTACAGTAAAATGGTTTAACGCCGAAAAAGGTTTTGGTTTTATCGAAGTTGAAGGAGAAAACGACGTGTTCGTACACTTCTCAGCAATTAACCAAGAAGGATACAAATCATTAGAAGAAGGTCAATCAGTTGAATTTGAAGTAGTTGAAGGCGACCGCGGTCCTCAAGCTGCAAACGTTGCTAAACTATAATATAGATTGCTATATTGACTTTATGTAAAAAAGAACCTTGTCAAAGGTTCTTTTTTTTATATATAGAAAGCCTTACTCGATGAAATCGAGTTAGTCTTTCTTAATGCATGCGCAAGGCATGTAATCCGCTAATGCTTTTAAGATTACATTTTCAATATGTTAGGGCGCCTTAATGCATGCGACAAGCATGTAAACCTTTATTTCTGTCGATGAAATCGAGTTAGGCTTTCTTAATACATGTGCTTAACATGTAAATTTCTAATATTTTCCAAGATTACTTTTAAGGTTAGAGGTTCTTAATGTCTTCAATATACATACATTCATTCAATACAGGCATTTAAAGAGCTTTCAATTATAATCATGACCAAATTAATCCAGAACTTTATATTGTTTGTTTAAAACGCTTAAAACACCATTTTAAAAACATAAAAAAGGTTGTTAACATGCCCAGTAGGGAATAGCTAACAACCTTTTTTCTTATATAATCATTTATCTTGTATCATTAATGATTAATTGACGCAATGATTGACGTTTAATAACTTCTCTTGCCTTACCATCTTTTAAGAAAAATACGGACGGTTTCTGCATTTGGTTATAATTTGATGCCATTGAATAATGATAAGCACCAGTTGATAAAATAGCTAAATAATCGCCACGTTTAACTGTACTTGGCAATTGTGCATCTTTGATAATAATATCTCCAGATTCACATAATTTACCTGCCAGTGTTACAGTTTCATCCTTTGGATCATTTCGATTGACCAGTAGAGCTTCATACTTCGCATCATAGAGAGAGGTACGAATATGATCACTCATGCCACCATCGATAGACACATATTTATTTACATTAGGGATGTCTTTAATTGTACCTACTTCATATAAAGTAATACCTGCTTCACCAACAATTGAACGTCCAGGTTCAATACCAATTTCTGGAATAGGGTAATCAGCTTCTTGTGCTATCTTTTTAATTGCTTCAGTTATTTCTGCAATACCATCTTCGATAGGGAAGCTCACATCGCCTTCAACATACTTAATACTAAAGCCGCCACCTAAATTGATTAATTCTATTTGAATATCATTTTCTTTCAGCCATTGAACAACTAATTTAGTAGTTTCAATCATAGCTTCAGTACCTTCAATTTGAGAACCTACATGGAAGTGAACACCTTTAAGATTTAAGCGCTTAGCATCTTTAACTTTTTTGACACCTTCAATCGCCAAACCATGTTTGATAGACAAGCCAAATTTACTATCTTCTTGTCCAGTTTGAATAAACTCATGTGTATGTGCTTCAACTCCAGGATTTAACCTTAACACTACATTCACTTCTTCACTTGCATAACGGTTAATAAGATCAATTTCTTCTAAAGAGTCAATAACGATATAACCCACTTTACTTTCTAAGGCATATTGGATTTCACGTTTTGTCTTATTATTACCATGAAAATGTATGTGTTGCGCATCAAAACCAGCAGCTAGTGCTGTGTATAATTCACCTTCAGATACTACATCTAATTCGAGTCCTTCTTCTTCTACTAATTTAACCATTTGTAAACAAGTAAATGCTTTAGAAGCATATGAAATATTATAGTTTAATTCGCTCTTTTGAAAAGCTTCGTGAAAACGTCTCATTTGCGTTCTAATTTGCGTTTCATCATAAACAATTGTAGGCGTCCCAAAACTTTGTGCTATCGTTTTGAGGCTTGTACCTCCAATTGTAAGCTCTCCTTTATCATTGTATTCTACTACCATAATTTATCTATACTCCTTTATTAGTGAGTCATGATTCATCGCGCTTAATTGTTCAGAATTTGCGCCCACACCCTTAAATGTGAACTCATCTACGCGTATATCGTTATTATATAGTATCACTTCATCTTGTGCACGAACATTGCTATCTACTTCCACAAACATATGACTCATCATTAACGCACGTATAGGGTAGCGTTTACCGTTAATCAATGCTTCATGTTGTGCTCTTGATTTAAGTATACCATCGCCATAACCAACATCTACGACTGCTAATCTTGTTTCATCTTGCGTAGCTTCATAAGCAAAACTATACCCACAGTAATCTCCCTGATTAACTTCACGTACTTGAATGACATTACCTTTCACAGTTAATGATTGTTTAATTTCTGTTTCTTCTACATCACTATAGGGTCTTGAACCGTACAATGCAATGCCAACACGCGCATGTGTATGATGGGGGAAAACACCATCTTCTCGATAGTAACTCGCACTATTTTGCGCATGAATTAGATCAAACTGATAACCGTCAGTTAATAACGTATCTACAAGATCTAGCCATGCTTTTCGCTCAATTTCATAATCCGGAACATCAAATTCGTCTGCATATCCAAAGTGTGTCCATAGGCCAGTTATTATCATACGCTGTTCATTTCTATTTTGCGCATGATGTATAAGGACTTCTCTCATTTCTGCAATTGATTTTAATCCTGAACGATGTAATAAATTTTCATATTCTAAATGAACTTGAATATCATATAAATCTTCTACATGTTCATAATAGAAATCTAGAGAAGGTAAAGTCATCTGAATATGATAAGCACGTAATTTATCGAATTCATAAACTGCATTCATTAAAAATATCGTAGCATCGGGCGCAAGTTTACGAATTCGAATTGCTTCCCTTAAAGAAGTTGTACTAAAAGTTTGAATACCAACTTTTTTGAATTGTTGAACAGCAAATTCTAAACCGTAATGATAAGCATTATTTTTAACTACTGCCATGAGCTGGTTGCCTTGCGCTACATTTACTGCATTTTCATAAAATTTCTCTGTGTCTACTGACCAAATGGCTGTCATTGTACACGCACCTCGCTGTAGGATTTTAGAAGTTGTTCATAATAATCTGCAATACGTATGAGCATATATTCATTAAAATTTAAATGAGCAGTATGTAAGCCAGTCACATAACCCTTCGCTTCATCACGTACACCGACAAATACAAAATAACTCGGTGCAAGTTGACTATAAAAACTGAAATCTTCACCAAATAAATAAGGCGTAGGTTTATCTATAATTTCAAAATCTGCATTATCTAATCCATGTTCAACATGTTTACGTAGTAATGGATCATTATAAGTAGGCGGGTAACCTTCTTCAAACTTAACTTCACATTCTACATTAAATAATAAGCTTACACTTTCAGCAATTTTGGCCATTTGTTGTTTTACGATTTCTAAATCACGCACATCATATGTTCTGATTGTACCTTCTAAATAACCATGACTAGGGACAGTATTAATCGCTTCTCCAGCTTCAAAATGACCCATATGGACAATATTTCGTTTTAAACCGTTCAAATGATATTGTTGAATTTGTCCCACTTGGCTTAATACATGCTGTAATGCTTCTCCACAAGAATGTCCTTGTTCTTTATCCGCAACATGACTTGAAAGGCCATTTAAATAAAATCTATATTCCGTAGCACTTGCCGTTATTTCTTCATCTCGAATAACAACTTTGCCTTCATTTTCAAAGGGCATAACATGAATACCAAACACGGCTTCAATATCATAATTTTTAAAGGCACCAGCACGAATTAATCGATTTGCACCGCCACCTGTTTCTTCAGCAGGTTGAAATATAAAAACAATACTTTGCGGTAACGTTCCTTGGTCAGCCATCGCTTTACATCGCTTTACAAACAGCATTAACGCAGTAGTGTGCCCATCATGTCCGCAAGCATGCATCACATTATCTGTTAAACTTTTGTAAGCTACATCGTTTTCTTCAAAAATAGGTAATGCATCAATATCTGCACGATAAGCTATCGTATGCTCACCGTTCCCAGGTAGATAAGCAACTAATCCTGTATCAAGAGGGCGTTCATAACTGATTCCTAATTCATCTAAGAAAGCAGCAATATAGGTAGTAGTCTCATATTCATGTAGACTTAACTCTGGGTTTTGATGCAAATGACGTCTATGTGTTGTTACGAATTCTAATTCATTCACTTAAAATCAAATCCTTTTAGTTTTATTAATTAACTTCAGACTTTATTCTAAAGTCCTTTATTTATATGTATAAAAAAGCGAAAAATATAATATTAAAAAAATGAGGAGGTAAGACGGATTTATCAATGTATAATGGATAGCAACTTTTTAAAAGTTATAAACGCCATCATTAATTACATCTTGTCTCGCCTTAAACCTCCTACATTAATATTTATTGATGTTCGTACTAAGAAGTATAGTCCTTATTTATTTGGAAC
This window harbors:
- a CDS encoding M20 metallopeptidase family protein; translated protein: MNELEFVTTHRRHLHQNPELSLHEYETTTYIAAFLDELGISYERPLDTGLVAYLPGNGEHTIAYRADIDALPIFEENDVAYKSLTDNVMHACGHDGHTTALMLFVKRCKAMADQGTLPQSIVFIFQPAEETGGGANRLIRAGAFKNYDIEAVFGIHVMPFENEGKVVIRDEEITASATEYRFYLNGLSSHVADKEQGHSCGEALQHVLSQVGQIQQYHLNGLKRNIVHMGHFEAGEAINTVPSHGYLEGTIRTYDVRDLEIVKQQMAKIAESVSLLFNVECEVKFEEGYPPTYNDPLLRKHVEHGLDNADFEIIDKPTPYLFGEDFSFYSQLAPSYFVFVGVRDEAKGYVTGLHTAHLNFNEYMLIRIADYYEQLLKSYSEVRVQ
- the lysA gene encoding diaminopimelate decarboxylase translates to MVVEYNDKGELTIGGTSLKTIAQSFGTPTIVYDETQIRTQMRRFHEAFQKSELNYNISYASKAFTCLQMVKLVEEEGLELDVVSEGELYTALAAGFDAQHIHFHGNNKTKREIQYALESKVGYIVIDSLEEIDLINRYASEEVNVVLRLNPGVEAHTHEFIQTGQEDSKFGLSIKHGLAIEGVKKVKDAKRLNLKGVHFHVGSQIEGTEAMIETTKLVVQWLKENDIQIELINLGGGFSIKYVEGDVSFPIEDGIAEITEAIKKIAQEADYPIPEIGIEPGRSIVGEAGITLYEVGTIKDIPNVNKYVSIDGGMSDHIRTSLYDAKYEALLVNRNDPKDETVTLAGKLCESGDIIIKDAQLPSTVKRGDYLAILSTGAYHYSMASNYNQMQKPSVFFLKDGKAREVIKRQSLRQLIINDTR
- a CDS encoding alanine racemase, which gives rise to MTAIWSVDTEKFYENAVNVAQGNQLMAVVKNNAYHYGLEFAVQQFKKVGIQTFSTTSLREAIRIRKLAPDATIFLMNAVYEFDKLRAYHIQMTLPSLDFYYEHVEDLYDIQVHLEYENLLHRSGLKSIAEMREVLIHHAQNRNEQRMIITGLWTHFGYADEFDVPDYEIERKAWLDLVDTLLTDGYQFDLIHAQNSASYYREDGVFPHHTHARVGIALYGSRPYSDVEETEIKQSLTVKGNVIQVREVNQGDYCGYSFAYEATQDETRLAVVDVGYGDGILKSRAQHEALINGKRYPIRALMMSHMFVEVDSNVRAQDEVILYNNDIRVDEFTFKGVGANSEQLSAMNHDSLIKEYR
- the cspA gene encoding cold shock protein CspA, which produces MKQGTVKWFNAEKGFGFIEVEGENDVFVHFSAINQEGYKSLEEGQSVEFEVVEGDRGPQAANVAKL
- the msaA gene encoding regulatory protein MsaA, with the translated sequence MWTVAKIRADYEGWWLFSDWTDHIVEQHNFETYNEMLSQYQSIILKCKKDYDNYLVGKYNIHAFYNNCDLGFCEDCDEDLQIFYSFIVLYNNEVYYKLPIVE